The DNA segment TAGCCTATATCTCTAAGAGATTCAATCAATGATGATGCTTTTGGTAAAAGTTGGATAGATTGTATAAATTAGACCAATATAAATTTTTACCTATATTATAACTCTCTCCTAATTAACTAAAGTTGAGAGAAATAAAATCTTTACTCTTTTTAATTATAATAACTCTTTTATGAACTTGTTAAGTTTTATTAGTAACGAATATTCATAATTAAAAATATAAATTTACTTCAACTCTCCCCAAGAGTCTCCAATATTAACAGAGCATTTTAGAGGAACATTAAGCTTCATTATATTTTCCATAATCTTTTTAAATTCCTCTGCAACCTCATCTACAATATCTTCTCTTATCTCAAATATAAGCTCATCATGAATTTGAA comes from the Methanocaldococcus sp. genome and includes:
- a CDS encoding DNA polymerase; the encoded protein is MHDELIFEIREDIVDEVAEEFKKIMENIMKLNVPLKCSVNIGDSWGELK